A window from Fragaria vesca subsp. vesca linkage group LG5, FraVesHawaii_1.0, whole genome shotgun sequence encodes these proteins:
- the LOC101295422 gene encoding cullin-1-like — protein sequence MSRKVINFSDGWDYVKMGIAKLRLVAGGSERPFTAEEYMLLHTTIFNMCTQKPPYDYSKELFRKYQKTCHEYYRKTSEEFDTSTDQPDELILRQLVKIWEHHKLMVFWLPGIFAYLDRYFIPREKLPTLNELVADDRFHDLVYRRINAKVRDAIVHLIDKERSGEEIDRAAVKKAVDVIVEIGKGTVNAVERDFESDLLRNAGEYYSCKASSWILEVKSDTDYMSKAEECLRIERDRASHCFHASTEHKLVQKVQHELFEPLASIFKQKVIAEGATLFQDAAKDGDSSDGAGLPEQVLVRNLIKLHDKHMAYVNHCFKNYYLFRKALKEAFEIFCNRAVAGISSAELLAAFCDNLLKSRWNETVIGEQEIEETLQKVVSTVLPYLSDKDLFAEFYRKRLARRLLFDHCLSKDHEERILTQMKRQCGAPFTSKMEGMVMDLTLSEDIQMRFQEYLQSNPNVNNLEMDLTVTVLTTGFWPSYKSFGDNIPEEMVRCVEVFKGFYEAKTKHRKLTWVYSLGSCNIVGKFEPKQVELVVSTYQAALLLLFNPSDKLSYSEIATRLNLNHDDLVRILHSLSCARYKILIKNPNTKTISPNDDFEFNSEFTHRMRKIKIPLPRVVEERKEVIGNVNNDRRYAIDAAIVRIMKRQKVLGHQQLVTECVELLRHTFKPDIKAIKKRIEDLVNRDYLERDKINATVYRYIL from the coding sequence ATGAGTCGCAAAGTCATAAATTTCAGTGATGGATGGGACTATGTTAAAATGGGGATCGCAAAGCTAAGGCTGGTGGCAGGAGGATCAGAGCGTCCTTTCACAGCAGAAGAATATATGTTGCTGCACACAACTATCTTCAACATGTGTACCCAAAAGCCCCCCTATGATTATTCTAAAGAGCTTTTTAGAAAATATCAGAAGACATGTCATGAATATTACAGGAAAACTTCTGAAGAGTTTGATACTTCAACAGATCAACCTGATGAGCTTATTTTGCGGCAGCTTGTCAAAATTTGGGAACATCACAAACTTATGGTCTTTTGGCTGCCAGGAATCTTTGCTTATCTTGATCGGTACTTTATCCCCCGAGAGAAGCTTCCTACGCTAAATGAATTAGTTGCAGATGACCGCTTTCATGATTTGGTTTATCGGAGGATAAATGCTAAGGTCAGAGATGCTATAGTTCATCTCATTGATAAAGAGCGCAGTGGAGAGGAAATTGATAGAGCAGCAGTGAAGAAAGCAGTGGATGTAATTGTTGAAATTGGAAAGGGAACAGTGAATGCTGTTGAAAGAGACTTTGAATCAGACTTGCTGAGAAATGCTGGTGAGTATTATTCCTGTAAAGCATCAAGTTGGATATTGGAGGTAAAATCTGATACAGATTATATGTCGAAGGCTGAGGAGTGTTTGCGGATAGAGAGGGATAGGGCTTCACATTGCTTCCATGCAAGTACTGAGCATAAGCTGGTCCAAAAAGTGCAACATGAGCTCTTTGAACCTCTCGCTAGTATATTTAAACAGAAAGTTATTGCTGAGGGTGCAACGTTGTTTCAAGATGCTGCAAAAGACGGGGATTCTTCAGATGGAGCTGGCCTGCCCGAACAGGTCCTTGTCAGAAATTTAATTAAGCTGCATGATAAGCATATGGCATATGTCAATCATTGCTTCAAAAACTACTATCTCTTCCGCAAGGCTTTGAAGGAGGCTTTTGAGATATTTTGCAACAGAGCTGTTGCTGGAATTTCAAGTGCTGAATTACTTGCTGCATTCTGTGATAATCTTCTTAAAAGCAGATGGAATGAGACAGTGATAGGTGAGCAGGAAATAGAAGAAACTCTTCAAAAGGTTGTCAGTACGGTGCTTCCATATCTGAGTGACAAAGACCTTTTTGCAGAATTCTACAGGAAAAGACTAGCTCGTCGTCTCTTGTTTGATCATTGTCTTAGCAAGGACCACGAGGAGAGAATTCTGACACAGATGAAACGACAATGTGGTGCCCCTTTCACCTCAAAGATGGAGGGAATGGTCATGGATTTGACATTGTCTGAGGACATTCAGATGAGGTTTCAGGAATATCTGCAGAGTAATCCAAATGTAAATAATTTGGAGATGGATTTGACAGTGACTGTTCTTACAACTGGTTTCTGGCCAAGTTATAAATCATTTGGTGACAATATTCCTGAAGAAATGGTGAGATGTGTTGAAGTTTTCAAAGGATTCTATGAAGCAAAAACGAAGCACAGAAAGCTTACGTGGGTTTACTCATTGGGATCATGCAACATTGTTGGGAAGTTTGAGCCAAAACAAGTTGAATTGGTTGTATCAACCTATCAGGCTGCTCTCCTCCTACTTTTCAATCCTTCAGATAAATTGAGCTATTCAGAAATAGCAACTCGGTTAAACCTTAACCATGACGATTTGGTTAGAATTCTTCATTCACTCTCATGTGCTCGGTACAAGATTCTTATCAAGAATCCAAATACAAAGACTATCTCGCCAAATGACGACTTTGAGTTCAATTCTGAATTCACGCATAGAATGAGAAAAATCAAGATTCCTCTCCCACGAGTGGTGGAAGAAAGGAAAGAAGTAATAGGTAATGTAAACAATGATAGACGATATGCTATTGATGCTGCAATCGTGCGCATTATGAAGCGACAAAAGGTTTTGGGTCATCAACAATTAGTTACAGAGTGTGTTGAGCTGTTGAGACATACATTCAAGCCTGACATCAAAGCAATCAAGAAGCGCATCGAAGACCTTGTCAACCGTGACTACTTGGAGAGGGATAAGATAAATGCAACAGTATATAGGTATATTTTGTGA
- the LOC101295717 gene encoding cullin-1-like, with translation MPMEYKHIEFNEGWEFIQEGIRKLKRIVEGSPEPDFNSEERMTLYNTIYNMCTQRPPFDYSQRLYDKYGETFEEYITSAVLPSLREGQDEVVMLQVLVRSWEKHKVLEMWLSRFFHYLDRYFIPRRALRRLSDVGRNCFRDLVCRDLGANVRNAVLGLIHKEREGEEIDREMLKKVIDVFVEIGKGQMDVYIEDLEACLLKDTGEYYSRKASSWISEEYSYADYMVKAEECLRKERESASHYLPPSSEQKLVRTVQHELFEPLADVLVRQKVTAELAPLFQHVEDAATKQASSVGAGMPAQVLITDLVELHVKYTAYVNDCFRNYYHFHKALNEAFEVFCNKAVAGSSCAESLAAFCDDLLKKGGGEKLSGVQGIEETLEKAIKTLLPYISDKDHFAEFYRKRLARRLLFDRSANKDHEKSIITKMKQQCGGQFTSKMEGMVTDWTLARETQNSFEEYLHCNPNINPGMDLAVTVLTTGSWPSYESFNLNLPSEMRKSVEIFKGYYETKTKHRKLTWVYSLGSCHIIGKFEPKPIELVVSTYQAALLLLFNTADRLSYSEISCQLNLPENALVRILHSLSCSKYKILVKEPNTKIISPNDTFEFNSMFTDRMIRIKIPLPPVDHERKEVMKDVDKDRRYAIDAAIVRIMKSRKVFGHQELVIECVEQLRHMFKPDIKTIKKRIEDLIIRDYLERDKENQKVYRYVV, from the coding sequence ATGCCGATGGAGTACAAACATATAGAGTTTAATGAAGGATGGGAGTTTATCCAGGAGGGGATTAGGAAGCTCAAGAGGATTGTGGAGGGATCACCGGAGCCTGATTTCAACTCCGAAGAGAGAATGACGCTTTACAATACTATCTACAACATGTGTACTCAGAGACCGCCTTTTGATTACTCGCAAAGACTTTATGACAAGTATGGGGAGACTTTTGAGGAGTACATTACTTCCGCGGTGTTACCTTCTCTAAGAGAGGGGCAGGATGAGGTTGTTATGTTGCAGGTGCTTGTTAGAAGTTGGGAGAAGCATAAGGTTTTGGAGATGTGGCTGTCACGCTTTTTTCATTATCTTGATCGGTACTTTATTCCTCGGAGGGCGCTCCGCAGGTTGAGTGATGTTGGAAGGAACTGCTTCCGGGATTTGGTCTGTCGGGATTTGGGTGCTAATGTGAGAAATGCTGTGCTTGGGCTTATTCATAAGGAACGTGAGGGAGAGGAGATTGACAGAGAGATGTTGAAGAAAGTGATTGATGTATTTGTTGAGATTGGCAAGGGGCAAATGGATGTTTACATAGAGGATCTTGAAGCTTGCTTGCTGAAAGATACCGGGGAATACTACTCTCGAAAAGCATCTAGTTGGATTTCGGAGGAATATTCTTATGCAGATTACATGGTGAAAGCTGAGGAGTGCTTGAGAAAGGAGAGGGAAAGTGCTTCTCATTATCTGCCTCCAAGCAGTGAGCAGAAGTTGGTGCGCACGGTGCAACATGAGTTGTTTGAACCTCTTGCCGATGTACTAGTCAGACAGAAAGTTACTGCTGAATTGGCACCCTTGTTTCAACATGTTGAAGATGCTGCAACAAAACAAGCTTCTTCTGTTGGAGCTGGGATGCCGGCCCAGGTTCTTATCACAGATTTAGTTGAGCTACATGTCAAGTATACAGCATATGTCAATGACTGCTTTAGAAACTACTATCATTTTCACAAGGCTCTGAATGAGGCTTTTGAGGTATTTTGCAATAAAGCTGTTGCTGGCAGTTCATGTGCTGAATCGCTTGCTGCGTTCTGTGATGATCTTCTGAAAAAGGGTGGTGGTGAGAAATTGAGTGGTGTTCAGGGCATAGAAGAAACACTTGAGAAGGCTATTAAAACATTGCTTCCTTACATCAGTGACAAGGATCATTTTGCAGAATTCTACAGGAAAAGACTTGCTCGCCGTCTGCTGTTTGATCGGAGTGCCAACAAGGACCATGAAAAGAGCATCATAACGAAGATGAAACAGCAGTGTGGTGGACAGTTCACTTCAAAGATGGAGGGAATGGTCACAGATTGGACCTTGGCGCGAGAAACTCAGAACAGCTTTGAGGAATATCTACATTGTAATCCGAATATAAATCCTGGAATGGATTTGGCAGTCACTGTCCTTACAACCGGTTCTTGGCCAAGTTATGAATCTTTTAATCTGAACCTTCCTTCAGAGATGAGGAAGTCTGTTGAAATATTCAAGGGATACTATGAAACTAAAACGAAACACAGAAAACTTACATGGGTTTATTCATTGGGTAGTTGCCACATTATCGGCAAGTTTGAGCCAAAACCAATTGAATTGGTTGTGTCAACCTATCAAGCAGCTCTCTTGCTACTCTTCAATACAGCAGATAGATTGAGCTATTCAGAAATCTCATGTCAGTTAAACCTTCCTGAGAATGCTTTGGTCAGAATTCTTCATTCACTGTCATGCAGCAAGTACAAGATCCTCGTTAAGGAGCCAAATACAAAGATTATCTCCCCAAATGACACATTTGAGTTCAACTCTATGTTCACTGACAGGATGATAAGAATTAAGATTCCTCTCCCACCCGTAGATCATGAAAGGAAGGAGGTAATGAAAGACGTGGATAAAGATAGACGATATGCTATTGATGCTGCAATTGTGAGGATTATGAAGAGTCGTAAGGTGTTTGGTCATCAAGAATTAGTTATAGAATGTGTTGAGCAGTTGAGACATATGTTCAAGCCTGACATCAAAACAATTAAGAAGCGCATTGAAGATCTTATCATACGTGACTACTTGGAGAGAGACAAGGAGAACCAAAAAGTATATAGGTATGTTGTGTGA